A single genomic interval of Saccharospirillum mangrovi harbors:
- a CDS encoding trans-sulfuration enzyme family protein encodes MANEKQPATLAAQALGFIDDTTQAVVPPIYTATTYQRAADNSFPTGNVYSRPNNPTYHPAEDLLTALEKGADSMLFASGMAAATAVFQTLKTGDHVIAPKVMYWSLRNWLKQFAERWQLAIDFVETEDLAQVEAALQPGKTKLVWLESPANPMWSVTDIAAVCQLAHAAGAKVAVDSTVATPILCRPLELGADLVMHSATKYLNGHSDVIAGALVTPRKDEWWEQLTAVRSQQGGVLGPFEASLLLRGMRTLDLRVKAASRNALAISEAMQQHPAIAEVLYPGLPTNPYHALAKQQMEGGFTGMVSIRIKGGAQAAIATAAQLNIFKRATSLGGVESLVEHRASIEGEGTPVPDDLLRLSIGIEAVEDLIDDLNQALASL; translated from the coding sequence ATGGCTAACGAAAAACAACCTGCCACTTTGGCCGCTCAAGCGCTTGGATTTATCGACGATACGACCCAAGCCGTCGTGCCGCCGATCTACACGGCCACCACTTATCAACGGGCGGCAGACAACAGTTTCCCTACTGGCAACGTCTATTCACGGCCGAACAATCCGACCTATCACCCCGCTGAAGACCTGCTGACCGCTTTGGAGAAAGGCGCCGATTCAATGCTGTTTGCCTCGGGCATGGCGGCGGCGACAGCGGTATTTCAGACGCTGAAAACCGGCGATCACGTTATTGCGCCCAAGGTGATGTATTGGTCGTTGCGCAATTGGCTGAAACAGTTTGCCGAGCGTTGGCAGCTGGCAATCGATTTTGTTGAAACCGAAGATCTGGCGCAGGTTGAAGCGGCGTTGCAGCCTGGCAAAACTAAACTGGTCTGGCTGGAAAGCCCGGCGAATCCGATGTGGTCGGTGACCGACATTGCCGCTGTGTGCCAACTGGCGCATGCCGCCGGTGCCAAGGTGGCGGTCGATTCCACCGTAGCAACACCGATTCTGTGCCGGCCGTTGGAACTGGGTGCCGACCTGGTGATGCATTCGGCCACCAAATATCTGAACGGTCATTCCGATGTTATTGCCGGCGCCTTGGTAACACCGCGCAAAGACGAATGGTGGGAGCAGTTAACGGCCGTGCGTAGCCAGCAAGGTGGCGTATTGGGTCCGTTCGAGGCGTCGCTGTTGTTGCGCGGCATGCGCACGTTGGATTTGCGTGTTAAGGCGGCCAGTCGCAATGCGTTGGCGATTTCCGAAGCCATGCAACAGCATCCGGCCATTGCCGAAGTCTTGTATCCGGGACTGCCGACGAATCCGTATCACGCTCTGGCGAAACAGCAAATGGAGGGCGGCTTTACCGGCATGGTGTCGATCCGGATTAAAGGCGGCGCTCAAGCGGCGATTGCGACGGCGGCGCAGTTGAACATCTTCAAACGCGCGACTTCGCTTGGCGGTGTCGAAAGTCTGGTGGAGCATCGCGCCAGTATTGAAGGCGAGGGCACGCCGGTACCGGATGATTTGTTGCGTTTGTCGATTGGCATCGAAGCCGTCGAGGATTTGATAGACGATCTGAATCAGGCACTGGCGTCGCTCTGA
- a CDS encoding GNAT family N-acetyltransferase: MITLRRLTSADWNTARDLSVAENQREFVGTLDEILAAAEPSHHFHVIERDNEPVGFFNIDTGYGQWFEMAEPGELGLRSFLIDQRFQGQGLGKLTSQALAPYLRQHYSEYPAIVLTVNFRNPGAYHLYQLAGFKDGGDVYYGGAAGPQHVMRLRLNS, translated from the coding sequence ATGATTACCTTACGCCGTTTAACGTCTGCCGACTGGAATACTGCTCGCGATTTGAGTGTCGCCGAAAACCAGCGTGAATTTGTCGGCACGCTTGATGAGATTCTGGCGGCCGCCGAACCCAGTCATCATTTTCATGTCATCGAACGCGACAATGAGCCGGTCGGTTTTTTCAATATCGACACCGGTTACGGCCAATGGTTTGAAATGGCCGAACCGGGCGAATTGGGTTTGCGTTCTTTTTTGATCGACCAGCGGTTTCAAGGGCAGGGATTGGGCAAGTTAACCAGCCAGGCATTAGCGCCGTATTTAAGGCAGCATTACAGCGAATATCCGGCGATTGTTTTAACGGTGAACTTTCGCAATCCCGGTGCTTACCACCTGTATCAGTTGGCCGGGTTTAAAGACGGCGGCGATGTGTATTACGGCGGTGCAGCCGGGCCACAGCATGTGATGCGTCTGAGGTTGAATTCATGA
- a CDS encoding oxidoreductase, whose product MSSENSQPVALITGATSGMGKDIALRLLAEGYRVYGAGRRSERLQPIIEQGGIGLVMDVTDDASIVAGVDRMLHESGRLDVLVNCAGYGQYGALEDVPMALARQQMEVNLFGLARLTQLCLPTLRAQKSGIIINVSSIGGKIFTPLGGWYHASKFALEGWSDVLRNEVRGFGIKVVVIEPGGIETEWGGIATDEAKRLSGAGPYQKLVQSFEAAQSRTTKLPPTSVITELVMKAINASKPKTRYVGGYLAKPLLWLRRWLSDRNFDRLIMSSFR is encoded by the coding sequence ATGAGTTCTGAAAACAGTCAGCCGGTGGCTTTAATTACCGGCGCAACTTCTGGCATGGGCAAAGACATCGCACTGCGATTGCTGGCCGAGGGGTATCGGGTGTATGGCGCTGGGCGGCGCAGCGAACGACTGCAACCCATCATTGAACAAGGTGGAATCGGACTGGTTATGGACGTGACCGACGATGCATCCATCGTCGCTGGCGTTGATCGGATGTTGCATGAAAGCGGTCGGCTGGATGTGCTGGTGAATTGTGCCGGTTACGGACAATACGGTGCGTTGGAAGACGTGCCCATGGCACTGGCGCGACAACAAATGGAGGTGAATCTTTTTGGCTTGGCGCGGTTGACCCAGCTGTGTTTGCCGACGTTGAGGGCGCAGAAATCCGGAATCATCATTAATGTTTCTTCCATCGGCGGAAAAATATTCACACCTTTGGGTGGCTGGTATCACGCGTCGAAATTTGCACTCGAAGGCTGGTCCGATGTTTTGCGTAATGAAGTGCGTGGTTTTGGAATCAAGGTGGTGGTGATTGAGCCCGGTGGTATCGAAACGGAATGGGGCGGCATCGCAACCGATGAGGCCAAGCGTCTTTCTGGCGCAGGCCCGTACCAAAAACTGGTTCAGTCTTTTGAGGCTGCTCAATCTCGCACGACCAAGCTGCCTCCGACCTCAGTCATCACCGAGCTGGTCATGAAGGCCATCAATGCCTCGAAACCCAAGACTCGATATGTGGGCGGGTATCTGGCTAAGCCGTTGCTGTGGCTGCGCCGCTGGTTATCGGATCGCAACTTTGACCGCTTAATTATGAGTTCGTTTCGATAA
- a CDS encoding MerR family transcriptional regulator, with the protein MLIGELAKLAGLSKDGVRHYEELGIIRSHPKTAGSRTYRDYDASCLGRIEQARQAQQLGLSLKEIGPLLDSIGEREVTPEETVEFLQERLAVVQEKINGLRQIESFIEQKLKHYQTRQPAKPEC; encoded by the coding sequence ATGCTGATCGGAGAACTGGCAAAACTGGCCGGACTGTCGAAAGACGGCGTCCGCCATTACGAAGAACTGGGCATAATCCGCTCCCACCCCAAAACCGCTGGCAGCCGCACCTACCGTGACTATGACGCCAGTTGCCTTGGCCGCATTGAACAGGCACGCCAGGCTCAGCAATTGGGGTTGTCACTCAAAGAGATCGGCCCGCTACTGGACAGCATCGGTGAACGGGAAGTAACCCCGGAAGAGACGGTTGAGTTCCTGCAAGAACGGCTGGCTGTGGTGCAGGAAAAGATCAACGGATTACGCCAGATCGAAAGCTTTATTGAACAAAAACTGAAGCACTATCAGACCAGGCAGCCTGCCAAACCCGAATGCTGA